Proteins co-encoded in one Perca flavescens isolate YP-PL-M2 chromosome 11, PFLA_1.0, whole genome shotgun sequence genomic window:
- the klhdc3l gene encoding ras guanine nucleotide exchange factor F isoform X1, producing MPAMSHSSPCLWTRLLQGSQAPCDRYKHACCSYGGHVYILGGRDSSSLRDFWRYSVVCDEWTELNCTSDAAPEELEGHSMMAHEGFLYVFGGMLDSAYTEQRCPLWVFDIAKQKWVPCQGKTSSPQSRMPTNRKGHSAVVLGSAMLVYGGLVDIKGSSQDFWSLDFDSMAWSQLNGSQQQGPLGPGPRHSHSAVGSHSCMYLFGGLKGLREQRDFWKWNSTSNMWSSLKNKAGPSRLMGHSAVAYQDSMLLYGGGESQNSPQHYLWRYHFSTQTWEQVATLPGSNPPGKIHHCCVGLGPSYKSKTSSPCSSSAQPRLLEGKLRLFKNKCFPAPLTFLGSEGAIELETFSPDRCYGSKTLTQSSQLFNSKEGVMGKDAQQIGNCLTFENKAFRKQWVCRGANPLDEEEEEDEDDAAHLPDLLLVLGGKPCTTHSPISIWQMTLTDS from the exons ATGCCAGCTATGAGTCACAGTAGTCCTTGCCTGTGGACCCGGCTCCTCCAGGGCAGCCAGGCCCCATGTGACCGCTACAAACACGCCTGCTGCAGCTACGGTGGACATGTCTACATCctgggagggagagacagcagCTCTCTGAGGGACTTCTGGAGGTACAGTGTGG TTTGTGACGAGTGGACCGAGTTAAACTGCACCAGTGACGCTGCACCAGAAGAACTGGAGGGACATTCTATGATGGCTCATGAG GGCTTCCTGTACGTGTTTGGAGGCATGCTGGATTCTGCGTACACCGAGCAGAGATGTCCCCTCTGGGTATTTGACATCG CGAAGCAGAAGTGGGTGCCTTGCCAGGGAAAGACCAGCTCCCCTCAG agTCGAATGCCAACCAACAGAAAAGGACACAGTGCTGTGGTGCTCGGCTCTGCCATGCTGGTGTATGGAGGGTTAGTGGACATCAAAGGATCCTCGCAGGACTTTTGGAGTTTGGATTTTG attcCATGGCTTGGTCGCAGCTGAATGGTTCCCAGCAGCAGGGCCCATTAGGCCCCGGCCCCAGACACAGCCACTCAGCGGTGGGCAGCCACAGCTGCATGTACCTGTTCGGGGGCCTGAAAGGCTTACGGGAGCAGAGGGACTTCTGGAAATGGAATTCCACCAGCAACATGTGGAGTTCCCTCAAAAACAA GGCCGGTCCCTCCAGACTGATGGGCCACTCAGCCGTGGCCTACCAGGACAGTATGCTTCTTTATGGGGGAGGTGAGAGCCAGAACTCTCCACAGCACTACCTGTGGAGGTACCACTTCAGCACTCAGACCTGGGAGCAGGTTGCCACGCTCCCTGGCTCCAACCCCCCAGGGAAGATCCACCACTGCTGCGTTGGGCTGGGTCCCAGCTACAAGTCCAAAACCAGCAGCCCCTGCTCCAGCTCAGCACAACCCAGGCTACTGGAGGGGAAACTAAGGCTCTTCAAGAACAAGTGCTTCCCTGCCCCACTCACCTTTCTAGGATCAGAGGGAGCTATAGAGCTGGAGACGTTCAGCCCGGACAGATGCTACGGTAGCAAAACTCTCACACAATCTTCCCAACTATTCAACAGCAAAGAGGGCGTAATGGGGAAAGATGCCCAGCAGATTGGAAACTGTTTGACTTTTGAAAACAAGGCTTTTAGGAAACAGTGGGTCTGCAGAGGAGCTAACCCGctggacgaggaggaggaggaggatgaagatgatGCCGCGCATCTGCCTGATCTGCTGCTGGTGCTGGGTGGGAAACCGTGCACCACACACAGCCCTATCTCCATATGGCAAATGACTCTAACGGACTCATAG
- the klhdc3l gene encoding leucine-zipper-like transcriptional regulator 1 homolog isoform X2 → MMAHEGFLYVFGGMLDSAYTEQRCPLWVFDIAKQKWVPCQGKTSSPQSRMPTNRKGHSAVVLGSAMLVYGGLVDIKGSSQDFWSLDFDSMAWSQLNGSQQQGPLGPGPRHSHSAVGSHSCMYLFGGLKGLREQRDFWKWNSTSNMWSSLKNKAGPSRLMGHSAVAYQDSMLLYGGGESQNSPQHYLWRYHFSTQTWEQVATLPGSNPPGKIHHCCVGLGPSYKSKTSSPCSSSAQPRLLEGKLRLFKNKCFPAPLTFLGSEGAIELETFSPDRCYGSKTLTQSSQLFNSKEGVMGKDAQQIGNCLTFENKAFRKQWVCRGANPLDEEEEEDEDDAAHLPDLLLVLGGKPCTTHSPISIWQMTLTDS, encoded by the exons ATGATGGCTCATGAG GGCTTCCTGTACGTGTTTGGAGGCATGCTGGATTCTGCGTACACCGAGCAGAGATGTCCCCTCTGGGTATTTGACATCG CGAAGCAGAAGTGGGTGCCTTGCCAGGGAAAGACCAGCTCCCCTCAG agTCGAATGCCAACCAACAGAAAAGGACACAGTGCTGTGGTGCTCGGCTCTGCCATGCTGGTGTATGGAGGGTTAGTGGACATCAAAGGATCCTCGCAGGACTTTTGGAGTTTGGATTTTG attcCATGGCTTGGTCGCAGCTGAATGGTTCCCAGCAGCAGGGCCCATTAGGCCCCGGCCCCAGACACAGCCACTCAGCGGTGGGCAGCCACAGCTGCATGTACCTGTTCGGGGGCCTGAAAGGCTTACGGGAGCAGAGGGACTTCTGGAAATGGAATTCCACCAGCAACATGTGGAGTTCCCTCAAAAACAA GGCCGGTCCCTCCAGACTGATGGGCCACTCAGCCGTGGCCTACCAGGACAGTATGCTTCTTTATGGGGGAGGTGAGAGCCAGAACTCTCCACAGCACTACCTGTGGAGGTACCACTTCAGCACTCAGACCTGGGAGCAGGTTGCCACGCTCCCTGGCTCCAACCCCCCAGGGAAGATCCACCACTGCTGCGTTGGGCTGGGTCCCAGCTACAAGTCCAAAACCAGCAGCCCCTGCTCCAGCTCAGCACAACCCAGGCTACTGGAGGGGAAACTAAGGCTCTTCAAGAACAAGTGCTTCCCTGCCCCACTCACCTTTCTAGGATCAGAGGGAGCTATAGAGCTGGAGACGTTCAGCCCGGACAGATGCTACGGTAGCAAAACTCTCACACAATCTTCCCAACTATTCAACAGCAAAGAGGGCGTAATGGGGAAAGATGCCCAGCAGATTGGAAACTGTTTGACTTTTGAAAACAAGGCTTTTAGGAAACAGTGGGTCTGCAGAGGAGCTAACCCGctggacgaggaggaggaggaggatgaagatgatGCCGCGCATCTGCCTGATCTGCTGCTGGTGCTGGGTGGGAAACCGTGCACCACACACAGCCCTATCTCCATATGGCAAATGACTCTAACGGACTCATAG